The proteins below come from a single Parazoarcus communis genomic window:
- the nth gene encoding endonuclease III, with amino-acid sequence MKREAIEEFFRRLSAANPAPETELEYASPFQLLVAVVLSAQATDKSVNLATRRLFAAAPTPEAMITLGEEAVAEHIKTIGLFRNKAKNTVALSRLLLDRHGGEVPQSREALEALPGVGRKTANVVLNTVFRHPVMAVDTHIFRVSNRTGLAPGKDVLEVEHALMKRIPKEYLLDAHHWLILHGRYTCTARKPACEACIVRDLCGFRDKTV; translated from the coding sequence ATGAAGCGCGAGGCCATCGAAGAGTTCTTTCGCCGCCTCTCGGCAGCCAACCCGGCGCCGGAAACCGAACTTGAATACGCATCGCCATTCCAGCTGCTGGTTGCAGTCGTGCTTTCGGCGCAGGCAACGGACAAGAGCGTAAACCTCGCAACCCGCCGACTGTTTGCCGCCGCACCGACACCCGAGGCAATGATCACGCTCGGCGAGGAGGCGGTTGCCGAGCACATCAAGACCATTGGCCTGTTCCGCAACAAGGCGAAGAACACCGTCGCCCTGTCCCGCCTCCTGCTCGACCGGCATGGCGGCGAAGTGCCGCAAAGCCGCGAGGCGCTGGAAGCCCTGCCAGGTGTTGGACGCAAGACCGCCAACGTGGTCCTCAACACCGTTTTTCGCCACCCCGTAATGGCAGTGGACACTCATATCTTCCGTGTCTCCAACCGCACCGGCCTCGCCCCGGGCAAGGACGTCCTGGAAGTCGAACATGCGTTGATGAAACGCATCCCGAAAGAATATCTGCTCGATGCACACCACTGGCTGATCCTGCACGGACGCTATACCTGCACCGCACGCAAGCCCGCCTGCGAAGCCTGCATCGTGCGGGACCTGTGCGGATTCCGCGACAAGACGGTCTGA
- a CDS encoding DUF1841 family protein → MFNPSRDQVRTFFIDAWRKHTGREVLTPLETIAADILQNHPEYHALVEDPEAVDRDFAPEDGQVNPFLHLSLHLAIEEQLSIDQPPGLRAAFDAACAQRGNRHDALHDVLECLGETIFNAQRNNAPPDGLAYLTCVRRRAGLL, encoded by the coding sequence ATGTTCAATCCTTCACGCGACCAGGTTCGCACCTTTTTCATCGACGCCTGGCGAAAGCACACGGGGCGCGAGGTGCTGACCCCACTCGAGACCATCGCCGCCGACATCCTGCAGAACCACCCCGAATACCATGCGCTGGTCGAGGACCCGGAAGCGGTCGATCGCGATTTCGCGCCCGAGGACGGGCAGGTGAACCCCTTCCTGCATCTGTCTCTTCATCTTGCGATCGAGGAACAGCTCTCGATCGACCAGCCGCCCGGGCTGCGCGCAGCCTTCGACGCCGCCTGTGCACAACGAGGCAATCGCCACGATGCGCTTCACGACGTACTTGAATGCCTCGGCGAGACCATTTTCAACGCCCAGCGCAATAACGCCCCACCGGATGGCCTGGCCTACCTCACCTGCGTACGCCGGCGGGCCGGCCTTCTGTGA
- a CDS encoding c-type cytochrome has translation MSAQIRRCLVPLLVLGLFSAGLAQGADPLKGKEKSTVCAACHGADGNSQTPEFPRIAGQHEDYLLRALLDYKRGERKNPIMAAQVENLEKQDLADLAAWFASQSGLVLKR, from the coding sequence ATGAGTGCTCAAATCCGACGTTGTCTGGTCCCGCTGCTGGTGCTCGGCCTGTTTTCGGCTGGTCTCGCACAAGGCGCCGATCCCCTCAAGGGCAAGGAGAAATCAACGGTCTGTGCGGCCTGTCACGGTGCGGATGGCAACAGTCAGACACCGGAGTTTCCGCGCATTGCCGGGCAGCACGAGGATTACCTGCTGCGCGCACTGCTGGACTACAAGCGCGGTGAGCGCAAGAACCCGATCATGGCGGCCCAGGTCGAGAACCTCGAAAAGCAGGATCTGGCCGATCTCGCTGCGTGGTTTGCGAGCCAGAGCGGGCTGGTACTCAAGCGTTAG
- a CDS encoding c-type cytochrome: MQGRHLLLAAMMAASSIGVQAAGGSAEAGKEKTSACIGCHGIPGYRTSFPEVYSVPKLGGQHPEYIVRALQAYKAGERSHQSMQGIAGSLSEQDMADLAAYYGGER, translated from the coding sequence ATGCAGGGACGACATCTGCTTCTGGCTGCCATGATGGCGGCGTCGAGCATAGGAGTACAGGCAGCGGGGGGGAGTGCCGAGGCTGGAAAAGAAAAGACCTCGGCCTGTATTGGCTGTCACGGCATACCGGGTTACAGGACGAGTTTTCCCGAGGTGTACTCCGTGCCGAAGCTGGGCGGGCAGCATCCGGAGTACATCGTGCGCGCACTCCAGGCCTACAAGGCGGGCGAGCGAAGCCACCAGAGCATGCAGGGTATTGCAGGTTCGCTCTCTGAGCAGGACATGGCAGACCTCGCAGCCTATTACGGAGGTGAGCGATGA
- a CDS encoding AAA family ATPase encodes MSQLRFEGSEQYVATPDLMLAVNAAIRLQRPLLIKGEPGTGKTMLAEEVATALGLPLLQWHIKSTTKAQQGLYEYDAVSRLRDSQLGDDRVKDISNYIVKGVLWQAFEAENPTVVLIDEVDKADIEFPNDLLRELDRMEFHVYETRKTVRARHRPIVFITSNNEKELPDAFLRRCFFHYIRFPDRDTMQQIVDVHFPGIRKALLTEAMEVFFGLRDVPGLKKKPSTSELIDWLKLLVAEDIPPEALRSQDNKTIVPPLAGALLKNEQDMHLFERLVHMARQNR; translated from the coding sequence ATGTCCCAACTTCGCTTCGAAGGCAGCGAGCAGTACGTTGCCACACCCGACCTGATGCTTGCGGTCAATGCAGCCATTCGCCTGCAGCGACCGCTACTGATCAAGGGAGAGCCGGGCACCGGAAAGACCATGCTTGCAGAAGAGGTGGCGACGGCACTCGGCCTGCCCTTGCTGCAATGGCACATCAAGTCCACGACCAAGGCCCAGCAAGGCCTCTATGAATACGATGCAGTGTCGCGGCTGCGCGATTCACAGCTCGGAGACGATCGCGTCAAGGACATCTCCAACTACATCGTAAAGGGGGTGCTGTGGCAGGCCTTCGAAGCCGAGAATCCCACCGTCGTGCTGATCGACGAGGTCGACAAGGCCGACATCGAGTTTCCGAACGATCTCCTGCGTGAGCTCGACCGCATGGAGTTCCATGTCTACGAGACGCGCAAGACCGTTCGCGCACGCCATCGCCCCATCGTCTTCATCACATCGAACAACGAGAAGGAACTGCCCGACGCCTTCCTGCGCAGGTGTTTCTTCCACTACATCCGGTTTCCCGACCGCGATACCATGCAGCAGATTGTTGACGTGCATTTCCCCGGCATTCGCAAGGCCCTGCTGACCGAGGCGATGGAGGTCTTCTTTGGATTGCGCGATGTACCCGGCCTCAAGAAAAAGCCATCGACGTCCGAGCTCATCGACTGGCTCAAACTGCTGGTCGCAGAGGACATCCCGCCCGAGGCCCTGCGCTCGCAGGACAACAAGACCATCGTTCCGCCACTTGCAGGCGCGCTGCTGAAGAACGAACAGGACATGCACCTCTTTGAACGCCTCGTCCATATGGCTCGCCAGAACCGCTGA